From one Ignisphaera cupida genomic stretch:
- a CDS encoding glycogen/starch/alpha-glucan phosphorylase, producing the protein MGEAKSDAYAISITPDLALDFGYTYAGGLGVLEGDKFYAAGKMGIKYIALCLLYRNGYVDYDFDSEGNPKPRPQPQPQEFLNILKPSDKFVIKLRNSDVVVEALEHQFGTAKTVFFNVVEPAWASKIVDRIYIEDSIEEKFYKYTVLAKAAAEYVRRSIGLEDIAYIDLQEAYTALLPLQLRIPGRYRMVIHTAGIWGHPSFPRDLISLEYGYRFIQPEVYLTEIGLAVAEQVFAVSAKHYDVLLKIFPHFNDKLSYITNGVNVDRWMHEELKKSYEATSITLDTFVRIRERIKSRFESFLQEYKKDVVIDNKFIVVWARRITEYKRPWMVIKLVRELKDLPILFVLGGKAHPYDHVGLEYMKLFKKLHNELPNVVYIHDYDVRKAKTVLSSGDLLLFTPFSGLEACGTSFMKAAINGVPTLASRDGGVLELIVDNVNGWLFGEDIREPIDVYSQRAGEINEKEYAELKARLIQIYNLYRNDPERYYSIALSAFRSFIPRASMQRVLREYYPDLIKAPTI; encoded by the coding sequence ATGGGCGAAGCAAAGTCTGATGCTTATGCAATTAGCATAACACCTGACCTGGCTTTGGACTTTGGATATACATATGCTGGTGGCCTAGGTGTTTTGGAGGGTGACAAGTTCTATGCTGCTGGGAAAATGGGGATAAAGTACATTGCTCTTTGTTTGCTTTATAGAAATGGCTATGTTGATTATGATTTTGATTCTGAGGGTAATCCGAAGCCCAGGCCGCAGCCACAACCTCAGGAGTTTCTCAATATACTTAAACCTAGTGATAAGTTTGTTATAAAGCTCAGAAATAGTGATGTTGTTGTAGAAGCTCTTGAGCATCAGTTTGGCACTGCAAAAACTGTTTTCTTTAATGTTGTTGAGCCTGCCTGGGCTAGTAAAATAGTTGATAGAATATATATTGAGGATTCAATAGAGGAAAAATTCTATAAGTACACTGTTTTGGCAAAGGCTGCTGCAGAATATGTTAGAAGAAGTATTGGGTTGGAGGATATAGCATACATCGATTTGCAAGAAGCATACACAGCTCTTTTGCCATTGCAGCTGAGAATCCCTGGAAGATATAGAATGGTTATTCACACAGCTGGTATTTGGGGTCATCCATCATTTCCAAGAGACTTGATTTCTTTGGAGTATGGATACAGGTTTATACAGCCAGAAGTTTACTTAACTGAGATAGGTCTTGCTGTAGCAGAGCAAGTGTTTGCTGTATCAGCTAAGCACTACGATGTTTTACTTAAAATATTTCCTCACTTCAACGACAAGCTTAGCTATATAACAAATGGTGTTAATGTTGATAGATGGATGCATGAAGAGTTGAAGAAATCCTATGAAGCAACATCAATAACATTAGATACTTTTGTAAGAATCAGAGAGAGGATAAAAAGCAGATTTGAATCATTTCTACAAGAATATAAGAAAGATGTTGTAATCGATAACAAATTTATTGTTGTTTGGGCTAGGAGAATAACAGAGTATAAAAGGCCTTGGATGGTTATAAAGCTTGTTAGAGAACTTAAGGATTTGCCAATACTTTTTGTTCTTGGCGGAAAAGCCCATCCCTATGACCATGTCGGTCTTGAATATATGAAGCTTTTCAAAAAACTTCACAACGAGCTTCCAAATGTTGTTTACATACATGATTATGATGTTAGAAAAGCAAAAACTGTTTTATCTTCTGGAGACCTATTGCTCTTCACACCATTCTCTGGTCTTGAGGCATGTGGCACCAGCTTCATGAAGGCTGCAATTAATGGTGTGCCAACTCTTGCCTCTAGAGATGGAGGTGTGCTAGAGCTCATTGTTGATAATGTTAATGGGTGGCTTTTTGGAGAGGATATTAGAGAGCCTATAGATGTTTATAGCCAAAGAGCTGGGGAAATAAATGAGAAAGAATATGCTGAGCTAAAGGCAAGGCTTATTCAAATATATAATCTCTATAGAAATGATCCTGAAAGATACTATAGCATAGCATTATCAGCATTTAGATCGTTCATACCTAGAGCAAGTATGCAAAGAGTTTTGAGGGAATACTACCCAGATTTGATTAAAGCACCAACAATTTAA
- a CDS encoding alpha-glucosidase/alpha-galactosidase, producing MVKGPKIAFIGAGSARWTSRILIDIFLNKDLQNSEIWLMDIDDYRLSIIGTFAKRYVEELKLPTKVFATKDRKEAIKNADFVISTVLAKGYTYYETMREISERHGYKYGINSVEWNYVGDYHTIWGYHQFKVHLEIARDIEELAPNAWFFIVANPVLELTTLIGRETKVKVAGICHGFLGFRAALEILAMRLSKEKLGKDITALCAMHHPECTKALLSLINFDELEFEMKGFNHVIWLTKFRYMGENAYRYVDEWIKEDAEKYWSVWREYTHNPWDVDLAPAAIDMYKTYGYLPIGDSVRGGTWKYHWDLQTKKYWYGPYGGPDSEIGNAIRFLNVRRIISEMARVVFDTSTPLVQREPPRPSGELLVPLMDALYNNKSIDSYELPTPADKPLKAPLYVNIMNNGALPELPNNIAVEVPVKVDGKGIHPKPVEPIPPKILRFVLMHRLMRAEWALQAFLEGGRDALFNWLIVDVRTKSVQQVNDVIDAILKMPGNEEMAKHFS from the coding sequence ATGGTTAAAGGCCCTAAAATAGCTTTTATTGGTGCTGGTAGTGCGAGGTGGACAAGTAGAATACTTATAGATATATTCCTCAATAAGGATTTGCAAAACTCTGAGATATGGCTAATGGATATAGATGATTATAGACTAAGCATTATAGGCACTTTTGCTAAGAGGTATGTTGAGGAGTTGAAGCTTCCCACAAAGGTTTTTGCAACTAAGGATAGGAAAGAGGCTATAAAAAATGCTGATTTTGTTATATCAACTGTTTTGGCCAAGGGATACACATACTACGAGACCATGAGGGAAATATCTGAGAGACATGGCTATAAATATGGTATAAACTCTGTTGAGTGGAACTATGTTGGAGACTACCACACAATTTGGGGTTATCACCAATTCAAAGTGCATTTAGAAATTGCAAGAGATATAGAGGAGCTAGCTCCAAACGCATGGTTCTTCATAGTGGCTAACCCTGTACTTGAGCTAACAACACTTATTGGTAGAGAAACCAAGGTTAAGGTTGCTGGCATATGCCATGGCTTTCTAGGTTTTAGAGCAGCTTTGGAGATTCTTGCTATGAGACTCTCCAAAGAGAAGCTGGGCAAAGACATAACAGCTCTTTGTGCCATGCACCACCCAGAATGCACAAAAGCATTGCTATCCCTAATAAACTTTGACGAGCTAGAGTTTGAGATGAAAGGCTTTAACCACGTTATATGGCTTACAAAGTTCAGATATATGGGAGAAAATGCTTATAGATATGTAGATGAGTGGATAAAGGAGGATGCTGAGAAGTACTGGAGTGTTTGGAGAGAGTACACACACAATCCATGGGATGTTGACTTAGCCCCTGCTGCAATAGACATGTATAAAACATATGGCTATCTACCAATAGGAGATAGTGTAAGAGGTGGCACATGGAAATACCACTGGGATTTGCAAACCAAGAAGTATTGGTATGGGCCATACGGAGGACCAGATTCTGAAATAGGAAACGCAATAAGATTCTTGAATGTCAGAAGAATAATCAGTGAAATGGCAAGGGTGGTGTTTGACACGTCAACACCTTTGGTTCAAAGAGAGCCTCCAAGACCAAGTGGAGAACTGCTGGTACCACTAATGGATGCTCTCTACAACAACAAGTCTATAGACTCCTACGAGCTTCCAACACCAGCTGACAAACCATTAAAGGCACCACTATACGTTAACATAATGAATAATGGTGCATTGCCAGAGCTTCCAAATAACATAGCTGTTGAAGTACCTGTTAAAGTTGATGGAAAGGGTATTCATCCAAAACCAGTTGAGCCAATACCACCAAAAATTCTGCGCTTTGTACTGATGCATAGACTTATGAGAGCTGAATGGGCTTTGCAAGCATTTCTCGAGGGTGGTAGAGACGCTTTGTTCAACTGGTTGATAGTCGATGTTAGAACTAAGAGTGTTCAGCAAGTTAATGATGTTATTGATGCTATTTTGAAAATGCCTGGAAATGAGGAAATGGCAAAGCACTTCAGCTAA
- the rbsK gene encoding ribokinase: protein MAIAVVGSIHADFYVKTKRFPQPDETVIGSDFAIFPGGKGANQAVGCARLGVETYMIGAIGNDYIGSLLVENLARNGVRVDYVYKASCNSGVAFIILNEETGENMIIVSPGADNALTPEYVENSLRQLSNKVKIVLTQLETPLETVYRSIEVAKKMNMITILNPAPARELDNSIYKFIDVIVPNRVELQQLTGVEVNSIESVFKAGEKLLDHGVKAVVATLGSKGAAITTPWLRAIVKAFPVQVVDTTGAGDAFMAGLAVALLQNMDIVEAVKFANATAALKITRMGAQSMPTRSEVENLISKYDGRLLVELVKQ from the coding sequence TTGGCTATAGCTGTTGTTGGTAGTATTCACGCAGATTTCTATGTGAAAACAAAGAGGTTTCCGCAACCAGATGAAACTGTTATTGGTAGTGACTTTGCTATTTTTCCTGGTGGTAAAGGGGCTAATCAAGCTGTTGGCTGTGCTCGCTTAGGTGTTGAAACATATATGATTGGTGCTATTGGAAATGACTACATAGGCTCTTTGCTTGTTGAAAATCTTGCTAGAAATGGTGTTAGAGTTGATTATGTTTATAAAGCTAGTTGCAATAGTGGTGTTGCTTTCATAATTTTAAATGAGGAAACTGGGGAGAACATGATAATTGTTTCGCCTGGTGCTGACAATGCTCTTACCCCAGAGTATGTGGAAAATTCTTTGAGGCAGTTAAGCAACAAGGTAAAAATTGTTTTGACTCAGCTTGAAACACCTTTAGAAACTGTTTACAGGTCTATTGAAGTTGCCAAGAAAATGAATATGATCACTATTTTGAATCCTGCACCAGCAAGAGAGTTAGATAACTCCATATACAAATTCATCGATGTTATTGTTCCAAATAGAGTTGAGCTTCAACAACTCACGGGTGTGGAGGTGAATAGTATTGAAAGTGTTTTCAAAGCTGGTGAAAAGCTTTTGGATCATGGAGTAAAAGCTGTTGTTGCAACACTTGGCTCAAAAGGAGCTGCTATAACAACGCCATGGCTTAGAGCAATAGTCAAAGCATTTCCTGTTCAAGTAGTTGACACAACAGGTGCTGGAGACGCTTTTATGGCTGGTCTTGCAGTAGCTCTTCTACAAAACATGGACATTGTTGAAGCAGTTAAATTCGCTAATGCAACAGCCGCTTTGAAAATAACTCGCATGGGCGCTCAAAGCATGCCAACAAGAAGCGAGGTTGAGAATCTTATAAGCAAATACGATGGGAGATTACTTGTTGAGTTAGTTAAACAGTAA